A part of Sulfurimonas sp. HSL-1716 genomic DNA contains:
- a CDS encoding lysophospholipid acyltransferase family protein: MQVSVENYLQHNYSGYNKLPSLLKNLSSAILKKLFHENEINSFLAKNRHKDSFGFVEAVLDHFNVDITIHKNQLQRIPSYGRCVVIANHPLGALDALALLYVLKDVRKDIKIVATTFLASIENLGELIIPVDNIRGKMEKSSLEKMYDALKKEQLIIVFPSGEVSRARVNGIKDTKWRSGFLRIASKMQAPILPIYINAKNSKFFYTLSSLNKSLATITLPNEMFKFYGKKIEFKIGKSIPYENYNIPALSTKDTVKLFKKHLERLATNKSCLFKTQNEIALAENHQELKNELLKAKALGETKDGKKIFQYSSTEETSVLKEIGRLREISFRHVKEGSGKKRDIDEYDLIYEHIVLWDDNDLEIVGSYRVAKTKEVLEKYSKEGLYTATLFDYQESFQEYFAQGLELGRSFIQPKYQNSRALDYLWQGIGAYLRENANIRYMFGPVSISKSYNYESTAMMIYFYMNYFGSDILYVKHKERFIISSQLESEFEKIFELDNYKKDLITLRDRLQLQGLAIPTLYKQYSDLCEDGGVMFTDFGLDKDFEDCVDGFIIVDITKLKAHKRERYMG; this comes from the coding sequence ATGCAGGTATCGGTAGAGAATTATTTACAACACAACTACAGCGGCTACAACAAGCTTCCCTCTCTTTTAAAAAACTTATCGTCTGCCATTTTGAAAAAGCTTTTCCATGAGAACGAGATAAACAGCTTTTTGGCAAAAAACCGTCACAAAGACTCTTTCGGTTTCGTCGAAGCTGTTTTGGATCATTTCAATGTCGATATAACCATCCATAAAAACCAGCTGCAGCGCATACCCTCTTACGGAAGATGTGTCGTTATCGCGAACCATCCGCTGGGAGCGCTCGATGCACTTGCTCTTTTATACGTATTAAAGGACGTAAGAAAAGATATCAAGATCGTCGCAACAACCTTTTTGGCTTCTATCGAAAATCTCGGCGAACTCATCATCCCCGTCGACAACATACGCGGAAAGATGGAAAAGAGTTCTCTTGAGAAGATGTATGACGCTCTGAAAAAAGAGCAGCTCATCATAGTGTTTCCCTCAGGCGAAGTAAGCCGCGCACGCGTAAACGGCATCAAAGACACGAAATGGAGAAGCGGATTTTTGCGTATCGCTTCAAAGATGCAGGCCCCTATCCTGCCTATCTATATCAATGCCAAAAACAGCAAGTTTTTCTACACCCTTTCAAGCCTGAACAAATCTCTGGCAACCATCACTCTTCCAAACGAGATGTTCAAGTTCTACGGGAAAAAGATAGAGTTCAAGATAGGAAAATCGATCCCTTACGAGAACTACAATATCCCCGCCCTTTCCACAAAAGATACGGTTAAGCTCTTTAAAAAACACCTCGAGCGTCTGGCGACGAACAAATCATGCCTCTTTAAGACGCAAAACGAGATAGCACTTGCAGAAAACCATCAGGAGCTCAAAAATGAACTTCTCAAGGCAAAAGCATTGGGCGAGACCAAAGACGGCAAAAAAATATTCCAGTATTCATCGACGGAAGAAACATCCGTTTTAAAAGAGATAGGAAGATTAAGAGAGATAAGTTTTCGTCATGTCAAAGAGGGAAGCGGCAAAAAAAGGGACATCGACGAATACGATCTGATCTATGAGCATATAGTCCTTTGGGATGACAACGATCTGGAAATCGTCGGTTCATACAGAGTTGCAAAGACAAAAGAGGTACTGGAAAAATACTCCAAAGAGGGATTGTATACGGCTACCTTGTTTGATTATCAGGAGAGTTTTCAGGAGTATTTTGCCCAAGGGTTGGAGCTCGGACGCAGTTTCATCCAGCCAAAATATCAAAACTCAAGAGCACTTGACTACCTCTGGCAGGGGATCGGGGCATACTTGCGGGAAAATGCGAACATACGATATATGTTCGGCCCCGTAAGCATCTCAAAATCTTATAACTATGAATCAACGGCTATGATGATCTATTTTTATATGAACTATTTCGGTTCGGACATCTTGTATGTAAAACATAAAGAGCGTTTCATCATCTCATCACAGCTGGAATCCGAATTTGAAAAGATATTTGAGCTGGACAACTACAAAAAAGACCTCATAACGCTCAGAGACAGACTTCAGCTTCAGGGGCTTGCGATTCCGACGCTATACAAACAGTACAGCGACCTGTGTGAAGACGGCGG